One region of Gossypium raimondii isolate GPD5lz chromosome 6, ASM2569854v1, whole genome shotgun sequence genomic DNA includes:
- the LOC105772882 gene encoding gibberellin-regulated protein 11 has translation MAISNTLLATLLISLLLLLGFVESSSDPMVITNMVEQSFTDDKIDCDEACKERCKLSSRPNLCKRACGTCCDRCNCVPPGTSGNYDVCPCYRDMTTHGGKRKCP, from the exons ATGGCCATCTCCAATACTCTTTTGGCTACCCTTCTTATTTCTCTTTTGCTGTTACTTGGCTTTGTTGAGTCGTCGTCTGATCCAATG gtGATCACCAACATGGTGGAACAGTCTTTCACCGACGACAAAATAG ATTGTGACGAAGCTTGTAAGGAGAGGTGCAAGTTATCGTCGAGGCCGAACCTTTGTAAGAGAGCTTGCGGGACATGCTGCGACCGATGCAATTGCGTGCCGCCGGGCACCTCCGGTAACTATGATGTGTGCCCGTGCTACCGTGACATGACCACCCATGGCGGCAAACGTAAATGCCCTTAG
- the LOC105772879 gene encoding AP-2 complex subunit sigma, with protein sequence MIRFVLLQNRQGKTRLAKYYVPLEDSEKHKVEYEVHRLVVNRDPKFTNFVEFRTHKVIYRRYAGLFFSLCVDITDNELAYLECIHLFVEILDHFFSNVCELDLVFNFHKVYLILDEFILAGELQETSKKAIIERMGELEKLE encoded by the exons ATG ATCCGATTCGTTTTGTTGCAAAACAGGCAAGGCAAGACTCGTTTAGCCAAATACTATGTTCCCCTCGAagattctgagaaacacaaggtCGAATACGAG GTTCATCGATTGGTGGTTAATAGAGATCCAAAATTTACCAATTTCGTTGAG TTTCGTACGCATAAGGTAATTTACAGGCGGTATGCCGGATTGTTCTTCTCCTTGTGTGTTGACATAACCGATAACGAGTTGGCATACTTGGAATGCATCCATTTATTTGTGGAGATATTGGATCATTTCTTCAGCAATGTTTGTGAGCTTGACttggttttcaattttcacaag GTCTATCTGATACTCGATGAATTCATTCTTGCTGGAGAGCTTCAAGAAACAAGCAAAAAG GCTATAATAGAGAGAATGGGAGAGCTGGAGAAGCTAGAGTAA
- the LOC105772876 gene encoding hexokinase-2, chloroplastic, which translates to MSVTATPSAIGSFRTRRSTNGVSRFKMSVRSGSVSMAAAPMLTKLQQDCATPLPVLRNVAASMSDDIRAGLAVDGGSDLKMILSYVDSLPTGDEKGLFYALDLGGTNFRVLRVELGGKDKRVIAIESDQVSIPQELMSATSEELFDFIASALANFAHKDGNFPGKKGEIGFTFSFPVKQTSIDSGILIKWTKGFAVSGTAGKDVVACLNEAMDRKGIDMRVSALVNDTVATLAGARYWDDDVMVSVILGTGTNACYVERMDCIPKLRGEFSPSGKTIVNLEWGAFSKGLPLTVFDRDMDAASINPGEQIFEKTISGMYLGEIARRALLHMAEEGSLFGKSMPEKLSMPFVLGTPDLSTMQQDGTEDLHTVGSVLYNVAGVESNLSSRKIVLEVCDTVVKRAARLAGAGIVGILQKIEKDTKDAIFGKRTVVAMDGGLYERYPQYRRYLKEAVAELLGPETSQNIVIEHSKDGSGIGAALLAATNSKCGQNL; encoded by the exons ATGTCGGTCACTGCAACACCGTCAGCCATTGGATCGTTCCGTACCAGGCGTTCCACGAACGGGGTATCTCGGTTCAAGATGTCCGTCCGATCTGGCTCCGTTTCAATGGCTGCGGCTCCCATGTTAACCAAGCTACAGCAAGACTGCGCCACTCCTTTGCCGGTCCTTCGCAACGTGGCCGCCTCCATGTCTGATGATATCCGTGCAGGCCTTGCCGTTGATGGCGGCAGCGATCTCAAGATGATCCTCAGCTACGTCGATAGTTTGCCTACTGG ggatGAAAAAGGATTGTTTTACGCTTTGGATCTGGGAGGAACAAATTTTCGTGTTTTGAGGGTTGAATTAGGTGGGAAGGATAAGCGTGTGATCGCCATTGAATCCGACCAAGTTTCAATCCCACAAGAACTCATGTCTGCTACATCTGAG GAGCTGTTTGATTTTATTGCTTCAGCTTTGGCAAATTTTGCTCATAAAGATGGAAACTTTCCTGGAAAAAAAGGTGAAATTGGGTTCACTTTTTCATTCCCAGTGAAGCAAACATCCATTGATTCTGGGATTTTGATTAAGTGGACCAAAGGTTTTGCTGTCTCTGGAACG GCTGGAAAAGATGTCGTTGCTTGTCTGAATGAAGCTATGGATCGGAAAGGGATAGATATGAGAGTGTCTGCCTTG GTGAATGATACGGTAGCTACTTTGGCCGGAGCTCGATATTGGGATGATGATGTTATGGTTTCTGTTATTTTGGGTACCGGAACAAATGCTTGCTATGTGGAACGGATGGATTGCATTCCTAAATTGCGAGGCGAGTTTTCCCCTTCCGGAAAAACA ATTGTGAACCTTGAGTGGGGAGCATTCTCAAAAGGCCTTCCTTTAACAGTGTTCGATAGAGATATGGATGCTGCTAGTATCAATCCCGGAGAGCAG ATATTTGAGAAGACAATCTCTGGAATGTACCTCGGTGAAATTGCACGAAGAGCTCTGCTGCATATGGCTGAAGAAGGTTCTCTGTTTGGGAAATCCATGCCAGAAAAACTGTCTATGCCTTTTGTACTCGG AACCCCGGATTTATCTACAATGCAGCAAGACGGCACAGAAGATCTGCACACCGTTGGATCAGTCCTATACAACGTAGCCGGG GTCGAGTCCAACCTAAGTTCAAGGAAGATTGTTCTAGAGGTATGCGACACAGTCGTGAAGCGAGCTGCACGATTAGCTGGTGCGGGGATAGTGGGGATTCTTCAAAAGATAGAGAAAGATACAAAAGATGCCATCTTCGGAAAACGAACGGTTGTGGCAATGGACGGAGGCTTGTATGAGCGGTACCCTCAGTATAGAAGGTACTTAAAAGAGGCCGTAGCCGAGCTTCTTGGACCGGAAACATCCCAAAACATTGTGATAGAGCACTCCAAGGACGGATCCGGGATTGGGGCTGCTCTCTTGGCCGCTACAAACTCCAAGTGTGGTCAAAATCTTTAG
- the LOC105772878 gene encoding WEB family protein At1g75720, which produces MEGDQGGVMMIKRAEIDTRAPFRSVKEAVALFGEKVLAGEVYATKLKEMRGEASGNVNSKLGTVAAELEETKNNLERAREESTAMANHLTSLKEELERTKRELQKMKDRETEKLMMEFEIEDVKIVPDSTKFEVEKTRMSNERGPELQKKRYVTFANPPSLAQVMVPQGVEKLERHPSLRKKKKPLIPLIGGIFSRKKGNPEIASSP; this is translated from the exons atggaaGGTGATCAAGGTGGAGTTATGATGATTAAAAGGGCCGAGATAGATACTAGGGCACCATTCAGGTCGGTTAAAGAAGCTGTTGCCTTGTTCGGTGAGAAAGTTTTGGCCGGTGAAGTTTATGCCACCAAGCTCAAGGAG ATGCGTGGTGAAGCAAGTGGAAATGTTAATTCCAAGCTCGGAACCGTGGCAGCCGAGCTTGAGGAAACGAAAAATAACCTCGAAAGGGCTCGGGAAGAGAGTACAGCAATGGCGAATCATCTCACTTCTCTCAAAGAAGAGCTCGAAAGAACGAAGCGAGAACTACAAAAGATGAAGGATCGAGAAACCGAGAAACTAATGATGGAGTTTGAGATCGAAGACGTCAAGATTGTACCGGACTCGACTAAATTCGAAGTCGAGAAAACACGGATGTCGAACGAGCGAGGACCGGAGCTTCAAAAGAAACGATACGTGACGTTCGCGAATCCGCCGTCCTTGGCTCAAGTTATGGTCCCACAAGGTGTGGAGAAATTAGAGAGACACCCttcgttaagaaaaaagaagaaaccaTTGATTCCATTGATTGGAGGGATATTTTCCAGGAAAAAAGGAAACCCAGAAATTGCATCAAGTCCTTGA
- the LOC128041802 gene encoding uncharacterized protein LOC128041802 codes for MIASHTSHKASVKAKNKGLSPITIMSFVIQVKDSEDRVNSVSSPKLNFSAMKLFNRFRKVLMRLVFSGKSNMGGGGACKEKNCERFEPPKTSCSSYYSSHSHYSEAIADCIEFFNKSAAQEGISDGRRSDVLV; via the coding sequence ATGATAGCAAGTCACACTTCCCATAAGGCATCTGTCAAAGCAAAAAACAAAGGGTTATCACCAATCACCATTATGAGCTTTGTTATACAAGTGAAGGACAGTGAAGACCGAGTTAACTCAGTCTCCTCCCCCAAGTTAAATTTCTCGGCGATGAAGCTGTTTAATCGTTTCCGTAAGGTTCTTATGCGGCTGGTGTTTTCAGGCAAGTCAAATATGGGCGGCGGCGGTGCCTGTAAGGAAAAGAACTGTGAGAGGTTCGAGCCACCGAAGACTTCATGTAGCTCTTATTATTCTTCACATTCGCATTACAGTGAAGCCATTGCGGATTGTATTGAGTTCTTTAATAAGTCAGCAGCACAAGAAGGGATTTCGGATGGTCGGAGATCTGATGTTTTGGTTTAA